In Eretmochelys imbricata isolate rEreImb1 chromosome 4, rEreImb1.hap1, whole genome shotgun sequence, a single window of DNA contains:
- the HMGB2 gene encoding high mobility group protein B2: protein MGKGDPNKPRGKMSSYAYFVQTCREEHKKKHPDSSVNFAEFSRKCSERWKTMSAKEKSKFEDLAKGDKARYDREMKNYIPPKGEKKGKKKDPNAPKRPPSAFFLFCSEHRPKIKSDHPGLSIGDTAKKLGEMWSEQSAKDKQPFEQKAAKLKEKYEKDVAAYRAKGKSDAGKKGPGRPTGSKKKAEPEEDEDEEDEEEEEDEEEEDEDEE, encoded by the exons ATGGGCAAAGGCGACCCCAACAAGCCGCGGGGCAAGATGTCCTCGTACGCGTACTTCGTGCAGACCTGCCGCGAGGAGCACAAGAAGAAGCACCCGGACTCCTCGGTCAACTTCGCTGAGTTTTCCCGGAAGTGCTCGGAGAGATGGAAG ACAATGtctgcaaaagaaaaatcaaagtttGAAGATCTGGCGAAAGGAGATAAAGCTCGTTATGACAGAGAGATGAAAAATTATATTCCTCCTAAAGGCgagaagaagggaaagaaaaaggatcCCAATGCTCCTAAAAGGCCCCC ATCTGCGTTCTTTCTCTTTTGTTCTGAACATCGTCCAAAGATCAAAAGTGACCATCCTGGCTTGTCTATTGGGGATACTGCAAAAAAACTAGGTGAAATGTGGTCTGAGCAGTCAGCCAAAGATAAGCAGCCATTTGAACAGAAGGCAGCAAAACTAAAGGAGAAATATGAAAAG GATGTTGCAGCATACCGTGCCAAGGGCAAGAGTGATGCAGGAAAGAAAGGTCCTGGTAGGCCCACAGGATCCAAGAAGAAGGCAGAACCTGAAGAGGATGAAGAtgaggaggatgaagaggaggaggaagacgaagaggaggaggatgaagatgaAGAGTAA